A portion of the Edaphobacter lichenicola genome contains these proteins:
- a CDS encoding S9 family peptidase translates to MLRRAGLCLLPLCVLTIAGFGQKRAMVIDDLAKLVSVGGPQVSPDGGWVAYTTSTVDVGEDKSVSELWMVSWDGKQDVQLTFGPEAVSSPRWSPDGKWLAFTSSRPGKAKGSQVWLLDRRGGEAHQLTEVKEDIEDYRWSPDSKQMLLTLRAKEEPEPEKGAKPTPPKPIVIDRYHFKQDIQGYLSDKREHLFLFEIATKKLTRVIGDDKTEDKFEERQAEWSPDGKLIAFVSNQEAPDPDRSNNSDVFVVEAKGNSVPKKLTSFSGVDAGPLAWSPDSSLIVYRQGVSPRYSIYDMERLAVVPAGGGAPEVLPATAEMLTGAPVFAQGGKALLTTIAEDRVEYLAEVPLKGKDVTRLTAEKGSASTIAAADRHVAVVWTTDLVAPEIYALDGTSGSKTLRKLTGHNDALMAQLALAPAEDLSAKAEDGNEVHSLLTMPFGYVAGTKAPMLLWIHGGPTSQDSHRFAPDRQLFAAHGFAVLQVNYRGSTGRGHDYSVAINADWGDKEVKDLLAAVDGAVASGKIDAERMGVGGWSYGGILTDYTIASTTRFKAASSGAGTANLLGMYGVDQYILQYDNELQPPWKNVEPYLKLSYPFLHADKIVTPTLFMGGDKDFNVTLVGGEQMYQALKSVGTTAELVVYPGQFHGFTRPSFVRDRYQRWFAWYDKYLGMPVVKPAVAAPVVKAE, encoded by the coding sequence ATGTTGCGCCGTGCGGGACTTTGTCTGCTGCCTTTGTGCGTTTTAACTATCGCCGGATTTGGTCAGAAGCGAGCGATGGTGATCGACGACCTGGCGAAGCTGGTGAGTGTCGGTGGTCCGCAGGTGTCTCCGGACGGGGGGTGGGTTGCTTATACCACCTCGACGGTGGATGTGGGTGAAGATAAGAGCGTCTCCGAGTTGTGGATGGTGAGCTGGGATGGGAAGCAGGATGTGCAGTTGACGTTTGGGCCTGAGGCCGTGTCATCGCCGCGCTGGAGCCCTGATGGCAAGTGGCTGGCGTTTACTTCGTCGCGGCCGGGCAAGGCGAAGGGCTCGCAGGTGTGGCTGCTCGATCGGCGTGGCGGTGAGGCGCATCAGCTGACGGAGGTGAAAGAGGACATTGAGGACTATCGGTGGTCGCCTGATTCGAAGCAGATGCTGCTGACGCTAAGGGCAAAGGAAGAGCCTGAGCCGGAGAAGGGTGCGAAGCCGACTCCACCGAAGCCGATTGTCATCGATCGCTATCACTTCAAGCAGGATATTCAGGGGTATCTGTCGGACAAGCGTGAGCATCTTTTTCTGTTTGAGATTGCGACGAAGAAGCTGACGCGAGTGATTGGGGATGACAAGACCGAGGACAAGTTTGAGGAGCGGCAGGCGGAGTGGTCGCCTGATGGGAAGCTGATTGCATTTGTGAGCAATCAGGAGGCGCCTGATCCGGATCGATCGAATAACTCGGATGTGTTTGTCGTGGAGGCGAAGGGTAACTCTGTTCCCAAAAAATTGACCAGCTTCAGCGGGGTGGATGCGGGGCCGCTGGCCTGGAGCCCGGACAGCTCGTTGATTGTGTATCGGCAGGGAGTTTCGCCGCGGTATTCGATCTATGACATGGAGCGGCTGGCTGTGGTGCCGGCGGGGGGTGGTGCGCCGGAGGTTTTACCGGCTACCGCAGAGATGCTGACGGGTGCGCCGGTGTTTGCTCAGGGTGGGAAGGCGTTGTTGACGACGATCGCTGAGGATCGCGTGGAGTATCTGGCGGAGGTGCCGCTGAAGGGTAAGGATGTGACGCGGCTGACGGCGGAGAAGGGATCGGCGAGTACGATCGCGGCTGCGGATCGGCATGTGGCGGTGGTGTGGACTACTGATTTGGTGGCTCCCGAGATCTATGCGCTCGATGGCACATCCGGTAGCAAAACGCTGAGGAAGCTGACTGGTCATAACGACGCTCTGATGGCGCAGCTGGCGCTGGCGCCAGCGGAGGATCTGTCGGCGAAGGCGGAGGATGGGAACGAGGTGCATAGCCTGTTGACGATGCCGTTTGGGTACGTGGCGGGGACGAAGGCACCGATGCTGTTGTGGATTCACGGCGGCCCGACTTCGCAGGACTCTCACCGGTTTGCACCGGACCGCCAGTTGTTTGCGGCGCACGGTTTCGCAGTGTTGCAGGTGAACTATCGCGGGAGTACGGGTCGAGGACATGACTACAGCGTCGCGATCAACGCGGACTGGGGCGATAAAGAGGTCAAGGATCTTCTGGCGGCGGTCGATGGTGCTGTGGCTTCAGGGAAGATTGACGCGGAGCGCATGGGTGTTGGCGGGTGGAGCTATGGCGGGATCTTGACCGACTACACGATTGCTTCGACGACGCGGTTCAAGGCGGCTTCGAGTGGGGCGGGGACGGCGAATCTGCTGGGGATGTATGGAGTGGATCAGTACATTTTGCAGTATGACAATGAGCTGCAGCCGCCGTGGAAGAACGTCGAGCCGTATCTGAAGCTGTCCTATCCGTTTTTGCATGCGGACAAGATCGTGACGCCGACTTTGTTTATGGGTGGGGATAAGGACTTTAATGTCACGCTGGTGGGTGGGGAGCAGATGTACCAGGCGCTGAAGAGTGTTGGGACGACTGCGGAGTTGGTGGTGTATCCGGGGCA